The window attgcaggcctatGCCACACCCTTTAGGATAGAACCTAGGGCTTCTGAATGCGAGACAAACAGTCTTCCAACTGAGTTACAGTCTCAGTCCATTAGGGGATAATGTTTGGGAACTATATAAATAAGAAATCCTGGATCTGCCTCTCACTTGGGGCCCCAGAAACAACTAGATTCCTACAGAGTACTAATGCTTAGACACTTAGTTCACCCACCTTCTGGGAGGAGGGCACTAACTACAAGCTTTTATATACAAGCTTTTTTATACAAGGGGCATTTAAATACTCTATTTGCTCTGACCCCAAAGGATCTGTCCCCGCCCACCCACGAACTCACAATGACTACAGTTCATTAGACCTAGATGTGCTGCAGATTTATTAGAAATGACTGTTGTAGGAAGCCCGAGCCCCATTGTggagcaggaactggaggcagaggAGTGAGATGGAAGCGGGCTTAGGACTTCCTCTTTCTTAATAGAGAAGACTGACCTCAGCCAAGGAGCCAGAATGACAGCACTGGGGCCAGGCTGGGCACAAGAGGCACCACTGACTGGGGAACAGCCCCAGCTGACACAAGGGAAGCATAGAATGCCGCCACCTCCTCGTTAGGGTTGCCCTGGGCTGGGTCGAACCACATCTGGATGCAGCGGCCGCTCCCTCGGCTGTAGTTGCTGAGTTTGTAGGAGTGGCTCCAGAGACCTTCACACAGGCTGGCTGGTGTGGGGAAGTAGTGCTGAAAGATGCGGCAAGCTGCAGAGGCTGGGCACTTGTTAACGCCTGCAGGCGGAACCATGGTGGACACAGGCCTTCAGCCCTAGGGTCAAAACTCACCCCAGGAATCTTTAATCTCCCTTTTCCAAACCCTAAATCCATCTGACCCTTGGCCCTTACCTGAGGTCCAGTCCCAGCCTTTATGCCAGTCTGTCTTGCACGTAAATGAGGTGCGACAGGCTTCCCACCACTCCTGACAGTCCTCTTTGCACAAGGGAACATCCAGGAAACGCTCTTTACGCCAGCTCTGGTCCACCTGGGTAGAGGGGATGTTGACAGCTATAGCTGTAAAGAAACTGAGCCCAAGGGCGCCCTCCTGACGTGTGTGAGGGAAGTACCCATTACCTGCTGAATCCAAGGCCCCAGGTTGGGGGAGCACTCATACAGACAGGTATCTTGGATGAAGTACCGCTTGCAGGCAGGGGACATCTTGCCACAATGATCCCAGTTGAAGCTGTACAGACGGGAGTTGTCTTTGTGTATCTCCTGGCTGGTGTTGACTGAGCAGCAGGCGTTTTCCTTCCATGGACTACACTACTTGGGTAAAGGCAGGGCTGAGTCTCTGTACCTGCTCTGTATTCCACGTCAGCGTCCTGCCGTGTTTCCCTTGGTCCTCACTTCCTTGCCCTAGATAGGCTGTTCTGTGAACACTGACCAAGGCCCCTCTCTCTTACCTTCAGATAGGCTGTTCTGTGAACACTGACCGAGGCCCCTCTCTCTTACCTTCAGATAGGCTGTTCTGTGAACACTGACCAGAGGCCCCTCTCTCTTACCTTCAGGACTCCCCTTCTCTAGGGAGATTCGGTTGCCACAATACTATGATGAAGCTAGAGGAGCTTTGTCTTGGAGATAATAGTTCTCATTTATATAGCACCGCAAACTTTATAAAAActcttttcaaaaaaacaaagctgggcggtggtggcgcacgcctttaatcccagcactccagaggcagaggcaggcggatctctgtgagttcgaggccagcctggtgtacaagaactagttccaggacaggctccaaagtcacagagaaaccctgtctcgaaaaaacaaacaaacaaaaactcttttcATCTGGGCATGTTGgcaacatgcctgtaatcccagcattcaggtggcTGAGGATGGAGGATcgtgaattcaagaccaacctagacAACATGaatgagactatctcaaaaacaaacaaaaaatctaggcggtggtggcacatgcctttaaccccagcactctggaggcagaggcagccagatccttgtgagttcgaggctagcctgctctacacgagctagttccaggacaggaaccaaaagctacggagaaaccctgtctcgaaaaatccaaaataaataaagagagaaagaaggaaagaaagaaaacaaaaacaaaacaggccaaTGAGATGGTTTGGTGAGTAAAGAAGACACTTGCCTTCAAGTCTAAGGACCAGAGTGCAGTCCCCAGGACCTGCATGAccgagagaactgactcctgcaagttgtcctttgacctcctcaCATGCGCTATGCGTGCATGTGCGCTTCCATGAGCAAGCACGTgtgtatgacacacacacatagtaaatacatgtaataaaggTTGAAAATTACATTCTGTGCTCTTATGAggtttttacagttttttttaaattttatgtgtgtgcctacatgtatgAATGAgcaaatcagaagagggcatcaaatcttctggaactggagttataggtagttgtgagctgccttgtgcatgctgggaattacattcttcagtccagtcctcctcagcagcagtaagtactcttaactgctgagtcatctctccagtcctgtgttCAATACTATATagaatagatatagatatatagatacacatcAATACTATTATACACATTCTAATCTGTATTAGTATATACTACTAATAAAACAAttactatatataaatattaacataTAATCCTGGCATAGACATAGcaatcaataataaaatgaactgtcaaaataaataaatataaataaggttttgggggttttttttgcttgcttgggtttttttttttttggtttttcgagacagggtttctctgtggttttggagcctgtcctggaactaactcttgtagaccaggctggactcgaactcccggctttgcttgcttgtttttgaggcaaggtttcactcTATTTTTGGCTGCCTTggagctctgtagatcaggctagccttgaacacgtGGAGATCttctagtctctgcctcctgagtgttgggtttaaaactgtgtgccacctcacctgaccatgtttttgtatttgtttttaactttaaatttctttccaGACTATAAAAGggtatttaaacatttttgttacaAAAAGGCCACACTGAGTTTCCATCTGTTGGTGTAAATGTTTATAAACGGTGTGGATAGCAGTCCACACCTGTGGCTCTCACAGAGGGCCTTACCCCTTCTGTCCCGCTGGCTACTGAGGGTAGAAACCATCTCTCCCGTGGTTTCTCACCCTCCAGATTTCTAGAGCAGCTCTCCCTAGTCCTCCCCAAACCCTGCCATAGGGCTGTGTCTAACTGCTGTGGGTCCATGTGCTTCCATGGACTATGATTATCATCGCATGGCCTCTAGGTAGAGGCTCTAAAGAGCGGTGTATCATGGCCACCACCTCACTGCTTTCCCAGCTCCACCACATCACCTCCAACCATCCCCAGCAGTCCAGCAGCAGCTCagggtgtgtgttgtggggggtgGTCTGGCTGCTCACCCCCTCCCCGCGACTTCCTCCTCCCTGACGACACTACACTCATCAGAACCTGGTCATGCAGCTTGTCTTCCGGGCCTGGCCTTGTCTTGTGGTGCTTGGCATCCATGCAGGTGTTGAGCAGGTCTGCTCTGTCCCGGGCACTGCATGTGGTGGCTATGCAGACCAAAAGCAGCACTGGTGTCTGTTTGTAGGccatgtctttctgtctgtgcagAGAGAGCTATGGTTAGGGAGACCTAGACACCCCCTTGTTCCCTGTGAGTGTGTCTCATTCCTTCCCTGCCTCAGACTCTGTCCCAACAGTAAAAGATAAGGTCAGACCCTGCTCCTTCAGCACTTAGACCCTGAGGCTCCCTAAGCCTGGAACAAAGATCAGCAAGAATGCTCTCTGACCCCGTGGCACAGGTTTATAAAAGGAGCTGGGCTTCCCAGGCTGGAAGAAATGTGATGTCCTCATCTTCTTTCAGGACTCTTTGACATATAGTTCGATGTTCAGGTCCCTGACTGCTTGCTACCTTGAGAAGGGCCAGGACACACAGATCCTTCATCCTGTCACAAGCAAGTTCTCTGCACTCAGCCTGTATCAGCTGGGTCATCGTGTCAGACTAGAAATCCTGTTAGCCCTGGGGGGGGATGTGACCCAGCCCTGCCGAGTTCTGCAGAGTGGCCGTAGGATCAAGTGACAGACCCTGCAGGATGGTGTTTGGTCAGAGGGTCGCATCCTATTTTCCTTCCCTGTTCTCCAAAAGCCCTGCACCCTAGCCTGACCCAGTTTCTGCGCAAATGCACCAGACCCTTGCTAAGctctcaaagaaaacacacagaacaaattcAGCTGCAATTGGCGGGACATAcctataattttcatatattgaagAAGGGGATGAGGCAGAGGAATTGTGGGGTttaggtcagtctgggctacatagtgataatTCCCCCACTCCAAAGAGCTGAGGGATAATATAAAAGTCTCTCTTGGGGCTGACAAGATGAAATAGTATGTATAAATgacttgggttcaatccctgtgatagcaggaaagaactgactccccacATGTATATGGCCTCAAACAcattcaatcaatcaataaatgtgaggcatttttaaagatttggattttaaaaacacgtacatgcatacacacgtgcatactTACATAAATATCCCCTTGTTAGAGCAAGTAAACTTACACTCGGGGGAAGAACCTGGGGAACACGATGatcccttctctgctccctcccacctTCACCTCACCCTGGCAGATCTTCTCCTTCAGGGCTTCCTCTGTGGAGCACCTAAGCCCCTCCCCCCTCACCATCTCAGCAGACATTGACCCCTTCTGCGGCTTACCTCCCAAGGCTCTACATTCAAGGGACAAGTTTTCCCTCCAGTTTCTTCTTTGAGTCATTCACCTTCCTCACAAAAGCCAGAATGAtctatctctgttttctttttcctttctctcagtcctcccttcctttcctgtttcctttcttgttctttttctttttcttttttttttttttttttttttttttttttttggtttttttgagacagggtttctctgtagctttggagcctgtcctggaactcccttggtagaccaggctggtctcgaactcacagagatctgcctgcctctgcctcccgagtgctgggattacaggcgtgcgccaccaccgcccggctcttgttctttttcttaataatttttttatgtgcattggtgtcttgcctatatgtatgtctgtgtaagggtgtcagatcccctggaataggagttacagacaggtgtgagctgtcatgtgggtgctgggaattaaacctgggtcctctgcaagatctgccagtgctcttagccactgagctgtctctctagcctcttcttgttcttttttttttttttaagacagggtctctgtgtggccgtagctggcctggaacttgttatgcagaccaagctggcctggagctcacagagccCATCCTTccacttcttttcttattttccttcttctagaaCTAGCCATGGACCCTAGAGCCTTAAAAACACTGGACCAGAGCTCTTCCACTGAGCTCCATTTCCAGGCCAGagattttagatttgtttttattttaattatagtaGGCAAGTGTACCTGCGTGTGGATATGCGCATGAAGGCACAGGTGTCCACAGGGGTGAGAGTGCTCTTTCAGAAAGAGAGAGGTCCCTTCTTTGAACAAACCGCCCAGTCCCCCTATGTCCTTGTCATCCTTCCCACTTGGAAGACCTTACCTGAATGTCCTTGCCTTCTGGGAGCACACATAGGAGTGTCCAAGTTGACCTGACCCTAGGCTAGCAACAGCTCAGAGCCTGGGCAGTCCCCACAGTCTTTGTCCGCTGCCGAGCACAGAGGATGAGCGCTTTGGTAAGCACAAAATGAAATATGCCCGCTCATCACTTCCGTTCTTCCTTCTCTTGCAAACCCCACCCTCTTCGGGGCTCCGTGAGACCATCATCTAGTCTTTGCTGTTTTCATTCATCTCTACTTTTGTTCTccggagaaagggtttctctgtgtaaccaccctggctatcctggaattctctctgtagaccagaccaggctggcctctaactcacagagatctgcctacctctgcttcccaagtgctgggattaaaggcgtgcatcaccactacccagcctttctttttttatttatatatgtgcccCGTGTATGTGGGTACCCACAAACGACAGAAGACAGCACGAGACCCACTGGAGCTGGGCCACCCTAAACAGAGGTGCGCGTAATTGTGGaagcctctccccagccccctttcTGTAGTTCACACACTCAGCATCCACCAATATCTGGACCGCTGCCCATCCCTGAGAGAATCCGAAGTTTGTAGATACTGTAGATGGTTCTTAGGACAAGGTTGGCTTTGGTGCTAAACCCTGGctgagaagaaagcaggctgtaaGATCATGCCAATAGGGCCCAGTGAGAAATCCACCCCTTTCAAAGCTCCCAGGAGTCGCTAGACCTTAGCAAGCCGTAATTGGCTCCACAAAACATTTTGAGAATTATACATGTAAAAGCCCGGCACATCCTGCATAGGCATAAATGATTTCTGTCAGCTTAAGTTGAGAGTGGACACAGGTTGAAGCTGACAGAATTTACCCGCTATACAGAAAAGCTTAAATTGTCTTTCTTAACCATTTTTatagatttgttgttgttgttgtttgagacagggtttctctatgtatctttggctgtcctggaactcactctatagaccgggctggcctagaactcacagaggtctgccttcctctgcctcctgagtgctgagattaaaggcatgtgccaccactcctggcttagatttattattgttattattataatatgccatcaccacctgactgtttattcttattttatgtctatgtgtatattcCCCTCGGAGACCGGAAGAGGGTATaggatccccagaactggaggtgAGAAGTGGTTGTGAATTGATGCGTGGATGCTGGTGATCCAACCAAgacttctgcaagagtagcaagtgctcttaacataagccatctttctccctgtcttaACCCTTTAAAACTACCTtggtcgggctggagagatggctcagcggttaagagcattgcctgctcttccaaaggtcctgagttcaattcccagcaaccacatggtggctcacaaccatctgtaatgaggtctggtgcccttttctggcctgcaggcatacaggcaaaacagaatattgtatacataataaataaataaataaatacatacatacatacatacatacatacataccttgGTCACTAGTGGCCATCCAAGTCACTTTGGAGTCCAATCTCCGTGGCCTTTGCATCCTGCAGAATTGATACTCTAGAACTAGACCTGGAGGCACAGGCTACTCAagctactcaagaggctgaggcaggagaatcacagtTCAAAGCCAGTATAGGTTGCaaaatgaattcaaggccagcatgggaaACTTAATGAAACTGTTTCAAAATGAactcctggagctcaccaagtgagtggagctgtctctgcctccctagggatAGGGTTCTAAGCCTTCACCACCATACCCaattttttcttcatatctaGAGATGGGGTTTAGGtcttcatacttttttttaaaacattataaaaattaaataaataataatgtaatttGGCAGTTCTGTAAATCAGATAACTCTTTCCTCAATCAGAGTGTATGGCTGTTATGTGGGGATTTTTATAGtgcttgtgtttgtttcttcttttgtttaatttcaagacagtgtctcattaagtagcccagtctagcctcagaggtcttgccttggcctcctgggaTTTCAGGTATGTTCTACCTTGCTGGCTAGTTGTGGCTGTTTACCAATTGATTTTTGTAGAATAATtctataaaatctattttctttgtccTGTGTGCTCACTGAAGTTTCTGCCTGGCTAATTTAGAAGTCAACTAATAtgccgggggctggagagatggctcagtggttaagagcattgcgtgctcttccaaaggacccgagttcgattcccagcaaccacatggtggctcacaaccatctgtcatgaggtctggtgtcctcttctggcctacagacatatatgcaaacagaatagtgtccataataaataaataaatattaaaaaaaactaatatgcCGGGcgatgtggcacacacctttaatctctgcatttggaagggagaggcaggctgacttctgtgagtccgaggccagcctgatctacagagtgaattccagggcagccagggctgttacacagagaaaatttgtctcgaaaaacaaacaaacaaaaaagtcaactaATAAACTGGAAATTCCTTGTATGCCTCAAACCATAagcttcctccccttcctctgggCTCTGCATGTTGGTTGGACCAGTCATTCAGTGCTCAgcctttgccttctcttcctgACAATGCCGTCCAGCCTTGGGATCCCTGAAGCTGAGTGTCTTCTCAGGCCTTCCTAGACATCCAGGGATGCTCCAGAGCTTTCCAAAGGGCCCTGTACACATCTTGTTCCCTTTAACTATTTTGGTTAGCCTCATGTTTCCCTTatccttcttcctgcctttgaCAGTTGGAAGTTGAAACAATTTGTTGCTGAAGGTTTGTGCGAATTTTTCACCATGTGAGCTACAAGCAGGGTCATATAAAGACTAGCCCTGTGAATGGTAGCTaagtttacttattttattctacttattatgagacaggatttcattataTTTGCCAGGCTGGCCCCTATTTCCCAAGTTCAACTAATCAGTAGATAGGACTTCACGCACAGGCCACGGCACCCGGAACGAAGGAGACTTTGAAGGGGGCTATTGCAGAGTATGATCTCCAGACGGGGCTTTGGGGAGGCTCCAAACCCATTCTGCCCCCTCTAGTGGCTGCCAGGATCTTGGTTTTCACAACTGCGGTAGTGAGACTGTTGATTTTGAAAGCGTCTAATGTGTAGTTTCCAAAACACAAGTAAAAAGCCACACAAGGCACACTGTGCCTGCTGAGATTCAGCCTGCTTGCCTGCTTTTGCTTAAGGTTTGAAAATTTTttatatagttgtgtgtgtgtgcctgagtatgtatgtatgtatgcatgtagcACAAATActtggtaccaatttctgtctcagTTGCTTTCTATAGCTATGATAAAGCACATGACCAAAAACGACTtggtggggcaggagagatggttcagtggctgctcttccagaggtcccaggctcaattccagcacccacatggcagttcacagctgtctgtaactccaattccagggcttgacaccctcacacaggcatacgtgaaggcaaaacaccagtgcacataaaataaataatttcatcttACAGTGTCCACCTTCCATCATGAAGGTAAGTCTCAAGCTGAGAGataccatggaggaatgctacttctggcttgctcagctgcttcCGTGCACAgtccaggaccagcagcccagcaCTGCTTCCATGGGCTGCGCCCTCACACTCCGGTCCTTGATCAAGCCCCACAGACTTGTCTGCACGCCAGTCGAGAAGAGGCCTTTTATAAAGTCCCCTTTCCCGATGGCTCTGTCTCATGTTAAAGTGACAAGAAACAAACCAGCACAACTGACAAACACACCCATTATTAAATCATAaccttcctctttgtttcctaGGCTCATGATCTCATAttaatatcataatataaaacaaagtaaaaccttttttgtttctttggttgtttttttttgttgttgttgtttttggtttttttttttttgagatgggttttctGTGTAATATCCTaatgtcctagaacttactctgtaaaccaggctggccttgactcacaaagatccgcctgcctctgcctcctgagtgctgggattaaaggtgtgagccaccaccgccaggctgttCCTTCTATTTTTGAAAGCTTTGGTTGATTTTGAGAGTTTTGGAAAATCTGACATTGACACTTGCCACGGTTCTTGCTGCTTTGGGGAAGGACAGATTCTCAGGTgtccttcctctgcccttctaGTAGTGCTGGCTCAGATCACTTCTATTTTAAGAAGTATAAAGCTTTAAACGATATTGGTCACCTAGAGTGTAGTCTATTCTTAACATGGGGAAATAaaagtgttttttgtttcctgtgctttccCCTGACTACAGCTTTTACGTCCTTACTCAACCTAAAAGTGAACTTTCACTTCTCAAAAAAGTctgttattttaagttttttttcttgcttgctttcttgcctTGGTGCTGACTCATGTCAAATTCTCAGATCATNNNNNNNNNNNNNNNNNNNNNNNNNNNNNNNNNNNNNNNNNNNNNNNNNNNNNNNNNNNNNNNNNNNNNNNNNNNNNNNNNNNNNNNNNNNNNNNNNNNNNNNNNNNNNNNNNNNNNNNNNNNNNNNNNNNNNNNNNNNNNNNNNNNNNNNNNNNNNNNNNNNNNNNNNNNNNNNNNNNNNNNNNNNNNNNNNNNNNNNNNNNNNNNNNNNNNNNNNNNNNNNNNNNNNNNNNNNNTAACATAGTTCAGATCATGCTCTAACATAGTTCAGATCATGCTCTAACATAGTTCAGTGGGAGGGACCCCAGCTCTAGAgatgtcacttttattttattttttcttgtttgtgctGCAAGGGATTGAACTAAGGAACTTGTGTTTGTTAAGCAAGCACGCTACCACTCAACTGAAAACAGCCAGTTGTTTTGAAAcacagcacacctttaatcccagcacttgggagacagagcaggcaggcctctgtgagttcaaggccaggccagtctacacagcaagttctaagacagagctacacagagaaaccctgtcttgaaaaacaaacaaatattagccaggcagtggtggcctttaatcccagcacttgggaggcagaggcaggcagatctctgtgatttcgaggccaacctggtctacaagagctagttccaggacaggctccaaagccacaaaggaaccctgtctcgaaaaaccaaaaagaaaaaagaaaaacaaacaaaagttgtcATTAACTATtggggtaggtggtcctgggttatataaaaaaCAACTTGGCAAAGGTCTCATGAACTTGGTGTATGGCTGAGAATGATGttgaacttcttttatttttatttttttttaaatgtaattaactttattttatgtgcagtgatgtgatgtcagatcccctggagccgccatatgggtgctgggaattgaactcaggacctctggaagagcagccaccactcttaaccactgagccatctctccaggcctgaacttcttttattttttaaattattttattatgttatgtgTTGAGTGTTTGGCCTAAATGTGTGCCTGGGAACAAGGGTGTGCAATCCCTTTGGAGGACTAGCAGAGGGTGTTGaattccctaggactggagttactgacCATTACAGGCCaccgtgtgggagctgggaatcacaCCCAGCTTCTCTGCACTAGTAACCGGTGCTCCTAACGACTGAGCCACTGAGCCGTCACTCCAAGccctgaccttgaatttctgatactGGCAAATCAGCCTCTTGAGTTCTAGAATTGCAGGCCTATGCCAATAAGTCTGGTttatgaggaacaagccagtaagcaccgCCCCCTCACATCCtctatttcagttcctgcctcatgGTTCTAAAGAACGGGCCTACCTCCATCTTTAGCTTAAAAGTCGTTTTATAGAAGACAAACTAGATCCAtgcctgtttatgattaaaccaATGTTTCTCAATGATTAGACTATCCCCTATTTGTAACCTTAACTACGAATGGTTCTGTTCTGCCTGTTTCAGGAAATGataatcatgtctttgtttcaaaaagttgtttgtaaagccgggcggtggtggcgcaggcctttaatcccagcactcgggaggcagaggcaggtggatctctgtgagttcgagaccagcctggtctacagagctagttccaggacaggctccaaagccacagagaaaccctgtctcgaaaaacaaaaacaaaaagttgttTGTAACCATTTTGCAACCCTACCC is drawn from Microtus ochrogaster isolate Prairie Vole_2 unplaced genomic scaffold, MicOch1.0 UNK41, whole genome shotgun sequence and contains these coding sequences:
- the Folr2 gene encoding folate receptor beta, giving the protein MAYKQTPVLLLVCIATTCSARDRADLLNTCMDAKHHKTRPGPEDKLHDQCSPWKENACCSVNTSQEIHKDNSRLYSFNWDHCGKMSPACKRYFIQDTCLYECSPNLGPWIQQVDQSWRKERFLDVPLCKEDCQEWWEACRTSFTCKTDWHKGWDWTSGVNKCPASAACRIFQHYFPTPASLCEGLWSHSYKLSNYSRGSGRCIQMWFDPAQGNPNEEVAAFYASLVSAGAVPQSVVPLVPSLAPVLSFWLLG